CGAGAAGATGTTCGAGGCCACGCGCCTGATGAAACAGGGCAATCAGAAGGGCCGCGTCACCGTTTCCGCAGCGCCCAGCTTCGCTGCCAAGTGGCTGATGCCGCGCCTTTATGACTTTAGCGCCGCTAATGAAGATATCGACGTCTGGGTGAGTGCTGACATGGCCCCGGTCGATTTCGCCGTGTCCGATATCGATCTGGCCGTCCGTTACGGCAACGGCCACTACAACGGGCTCAATGTCGAGCATCTGCTGGCCGAGGCCGTCGTGCCGGTGTGCTCGCCCTTGCTGTTCGAGGCCGCGCCGATCAAAAAACCGGCCGATCTCGCGCACCACGTCCTGCTGCACGATGTCGGTGCCGAAACCGATCCGAGTTGCCCGGATTGGCCGATGTGGCTCAAGGCCCATGGCGTTGAAGGAGTCGATGCGTCGCGCGGCCCGCGTTTCAACCAGTCGAGCATGGTCATCGAGGGCGCGGTTGCCGGTCGCGGCGTGGCCCTGGCCAAGCGCACCATCGCCGAGGCTGATCTGAAGGCTGGCCGGCTGATGATCCTGTTTGACGAAAAGGACAAGCCGCTGGAATACGGCTACTATCTGGTCTGGCCTCAAACGCGTGAACCCACCCCGGCGCAACTGCGCTTCATGGAGTGGCTGCGTGGCGAGGCGCACCGCATCGACGGCGCGC
The window above is part of the Asticcacaulis sp. MM231 genome. Proteins encoded here:
- the gcvA gene encoding transcriptional regulator GcvA gives rise to the protein MSRDRLPPLSALRVFEAAARHESFKQAAEELFVTPGAVSQQIRLLEEHVGVELFVRDGRRVVLSEAGKASAQILKEAFEKMFEATRLMKQGNQKGRVTVSAAPSFAAKWLMPRLYDFSAANEDIDVWVSADMAPVDFAVSDIDLAVRYGNGHYNGLNVEHLLAEAVVPVCSPLLFEAAPIKKPADLAHHVLLHDVGAETDPSCPDWPMWLKAHGVEGVDASRGPRFNQSSMVIEGAVAGRGVALAKRTIAEADLKAGRLMILFDEKDKPLEYGYYLVWPQTREPTPAQLRFMEWLRGEAHRIDGAPSTQTEPPVFAAMDI